Within Deltaproteobacteria bacterium, the genomic segment GCTTTTTCGTCAGATAGACCTCTTCGACACGGGCCGGCCGCTGCTGGTGGTCCGGTTCTCTCCATTTGCCTTGCTCATGGAAGAGGTCTGGCCCCCCGGCTGCACACTCTGCATCCCATTTCAGGACCCTGCCAATGTGGGAGCGGCGATCCGGGCGGCCGCGGCATTCGGCGTGTCGCGGGTGGTCATTCTGAAGGAGGCCGCCCATCCGTTCCACCCCAAGGCAATCCGGGCCGCAGGGGGCAATGTCTTCAGGGTGCCGATGGTGGAAGGGCCGCGACTCAGTGAGCTGGCCCCCCGGGGGGTGCCCGTCATTACCCTCTCCCCAAAGGGAGAGGATGTGTCGGCATATTGTTTTCCCCCACGCTTCTGCCTGGTCCCGGGGCTTGAAGGTCCCGGGATCCCTGGCGGTCTGAGCAGTGCGCAGGCCCTTGCCATCCCGATGAAAAACAGGGTGGAATCCCTCAACGCCGCCATGGCGACAGGGATCGTTCTGTACCTGTGGCAGAGGGGGCGGGCGGATTGAGAAAATCAGGGATTCAGGAATTGAGGGATTCAGGGATTCAGGAATTGAGGGATTGAACAAAATGGGAGACAATAGATAATGAACACCCCAAGAGAGATCCATGCGCTGATCGTGGAGAAAGATGAGAAGGTAGCAGAGGCGGTACAAGAGATATTGAAGCACAGGCACTACAGGATCACCCTGTTATCCAAAAGCACGGACGCCATCCGGCTTCTGAAGGAGAGGGACGTCTCGCTGGTGGTTGCGGGCGAGGCTGCGGACAGCGATTCCCCATTTCACATCATGAAGGAAATCGTGATGGCTTCCCCCATGACCTCTGTGATCCTCATTACCGATCTTCCAAAACAAGAGGTGGATGACACGGCCGAGGGGTATGGGATACTGGGACATACAGACAGATCCGTCAGGTCGGAAGAGATGATCCCCCTGCTGGCGTCTTTTGAGAAGATCCTCGGCGCTTTCCGATAGAATAGATTGTCCACGCCAGCCGGGAGGTCTGAATCGGGCGAAAATTAAAACCCTTATAGGTAGGGACTAAAACCGAAATGTGAACGCCAGCCCAGCCGGCCCTTTCTTGGAGGTAAGAAGGCGAAGATCAAAGCCGTCCAAAAGGCCTTTCCTGAAATCATCCCTTACCTTCCTGTTCCATTTGTGGGTAACATTTACCGCGCTGTAGATATTCCCTGCATACCAGCCTGCTTCAAAAAAGGCCAGGATCCCCCCCAATACGTCATGATCCTGATGAAAAGATTCTATCGTGGCCCAGATAAACAGCCCGTTCAAGAGGAATGCGACCATGGCATCTTTGTACCGGGATACATATACATGACCCAGCCCCGGGAGGACGCCTGCCATTACGCCGGCAACTACCGGATCTTTTTGAGGGAGCAATTCCCCCTTGAGGCTCTCGACGGAAAGCCGGGCCGCGTTAGGATAAAGGGGGTCTCCCATCCCCACCTTCCGGAAGTCTTCGGATGCCTCCTGCCACCGGTTTTCCTGCATTCGGATCCATCCCAGACGGTAATGGGCTGCATTTTCCAACTGAGAAGGGGGGTCGACATTCAATACTTCTCCGAAAAAACCCGCGGCCCGATCGAACATCCCCTCCTGGTAATAGGATTCCCCGGTCAAGAAGAGGGCCTTTCCGGCAAAGGGGCTATCGGGCGCGTCTCTGAAGGTGCGGGAGAAGACCTCCCGGGCCTCCCTGTATTGGCCGTCCTTGAGATAGCAGACACCGATCAGATGCTGCGCCAGGGAAACGCGACGTTCCTGGGGAAAAAAATAGATGAACCGATCAAATTCCACGATCGCCCGTTGGTATTGGCCCTTTTCCATATGTTCCCTGGCAAAGGCGAACTGCTCGTCACTGTCGATCGTCAGTTGCTCGGAAAAGGCCGGAGAAAGGCATAACAGAAGGATGCTCAATCCCCCGAGGAGGCAAACTACGCTTTTAGTCATGGACCTCATCATCGCTGCCATACCACCAAAAATCATTGTCTGTGACCGGATCGAAGATCTTTAACTCCCCGTCACGTCTTACGAGGGGAGAATGACGACCCTCATCCGCCTCGTGGATGAGACGGTCCACCATCATCACCCATCCCACAAAAAAACCGTGTTTCCTGAAGGCCTGGGCACTATAGGAAGAGCACGTGGGTTCACTGGGACAACGCTGGCCATCCACCGCGGAGATATGGGACCACACAGATGAGGCAAACCAGGCCCCGATGCTGAATTTGGATTCAGCTTTCTCATCCGGACCTGATGATTCAATCCGGTCCGGCCCGGAGATCGGGGTATCGCTGCACAGGGCCGGCCCGAGACCCACACCGCCGCTCAACAGCACAATAAACAAAATGCTTCTGAATGCCAAGGAAAACACAGCCAAATTGAATGATGCCCTTATTTTACCGGTTACTGGATACCGGATGTTAAATTACGGTCCGACACCTGATCTCTTTTCTCTTTCACCGCTCACACCCTAACGAAGCCCAGTCCATAAGTCAAGCGGTTCGCGATTCATGATAAAAGGTCATTATTCCTTGACCTCAGTCGCTTTTCCCTATATCCTTATAGGGTATATTTATTGTTCTTTCCCTTGGAATCCTCTTACGGGGAAAGGGCGCCACCGAAAATGACAAGGAGAAATTCTATGGCCTGGGACTGGGATAAACTGCAGGAGCAGAGAAAAAAGCCGTCAGGAGGCGGAGGCCCCCCCGGCACTCCTCCGAGCATCGAGGACGTATTTGAAAAAATCAAAGGGGCCAGAAAGAAACTCCCCGGCGGCACATGGATTATT encodes:
- a CDS encoding RNA methyltransferase, which codes for MRIIDILSPNSRVYKRLLRLKTARGIKKYGMALVAGPRQVHEVARDFPDRCEAWIFSEKQRSPVTAPVDPIPGYRLADELFRQIDLFDTGRPLLVVRFSPFALLMEEVWPPGCTLCIPFQDPANVGAAIRAAAAFGVSRVVILKEAAHPFHPKAIRAAGGNVFRVPMVEGPRLSELAPRGVPVITLSPKGEDVSAYCFPPRFCLVPGLEGPGIPGGLSSAQALAIPMKNRVESLNAAMATGIVLYLWQRGRAD
- a CDS encoding tetratricopeptide repeat protein; this encodes MTKSVVCLLGGLSILLLCLSPAFSEQLTIDSDEQFAFAREHMEKGQYQRAIVEFDRFIYFFPQERRVSLAQHLIGVCYLKDGQYREAREVFSRTFRDAPDSPFAGKALFLTGESYYQEGMFDRAAGFFGEVLNVDPPSQLENAAHYRLGWIRMQENRWQEASEDFRKVGMGDPLYPNAARLSVESLKGELLPQKDPVVAGVMAGVLPGLGHVYVSRYKDAMVAFLLNGLFIWATIESFHQDHDVLGGILAFFEAGWYAGNIYSAVNVTHKWNRKVRDDFRKGLLDGFDLRLLTSKKGPAGLAFTFRF
- the yidD gene encoding membrane protein insertion efficiency factor YidD, translated to MGAWFASSVWSHISAVDGQRCPSEPTCSSYSAQAFRKHGFFVGWVMMVDRLIHEADEGRHSPLVRRDGELKIFDPVTDNDFWWYGSDDEVHD